A genomic region of Jeotgalibaca ciconiae contains the following coding sequences:
- a CDS encoding metallophosphoesterase: protein MKEQLFVIGDIHGEYEMLQELLSYWDKETQQLVFIGDLGDRGNASSSCFKRVHQLVKDEDAICITGNHEQILLNFLNKPDEYAANYFLNGGLKTIESFLSETDLSKLQPEQMAKQIQEKAPWLKSFLTNLPNYYEWYAYLFVHAGVNLTKESWLNTSSYDFIWIREPFHNGRNRTGKTIIFGHTPTNLLHGDMKNFQIWEDDNKIGIDGGAVFGGILHGLVFDKNGMIHHYGVQKKNDKEVITKTYQ from the coding sequence ATGAAAGAGCAACTTTTTGTGATTGGTGATATCCATGGAGAATATGAAATGCTTCAAGAGCTGTTGTCCTATTGGGATAAGGAAACTCAACAGCTTGTCTTTATCGGAGATTTAGGAGATCGAGGAAACGCGTCGAGTAGTTGTTTTAAACGAGTACATCAATTAGTGAAAGACGAAGATGCAATCTGTATAACTGGAAACCACGAACAAATACTCTTAAATTTTTTGAACAAACCCGATGAATATGCAGCTAATTATTTTTTGAACGGTGGTTTAAAAACCATTGAAAGTTTTTTAAGTGAGACAGATTTAAGTAAGCTGCAGCCAGAACAGATGGCGAAACAGATCCAAGAAAAAGCCCCGTGGTTAAAGTCGTTTTTAACAAACTTACCCAATTATTATGAATGGTATGCTTATCTTTTTGTACACGCGGGAGTTAATTTGACCAAAGAAAGTTGGTTAAATACTTCTTCATATGACTTTATTTGGATACGAGAGCCATTTCATAATGGAAGAAATCGAACTGGAAAAACAATTATCTTTGGTCATACACCGACAAATCTCCTGCACGGTGATATGAAGAATTTTCAAATTTGGGAAGATGACAATAAAATTGGCATCGATGGTGGAGCTGTTTTTGGAGGAATTCTTCATGGTCTTGTTTTCGATAAAAATGGAATGATTCATCACTATGGAGTACAAAAAAAGAATGACAAAGAGGTAATCACTAAAACTTATCAATAG
- a CDS encoding NCS2 family permease encodes MEKFFKLKDHGTTVSTEIVAGFTTFFAMSYIIFVNPSILALSGMPSQAVFLATIIAAAISTLVMGLFANVPYALAPGMGLNAFFTYTVVFALGFTWQEALAMVFLCGVINVLITVTRVRKMIIKSIPESLQHAISAGIGIFISYIGVKNAGFLEFTSDAGTILSINNTPYNSALETYEGGIDSIITSGGIVPALVNFTQSPALLALIGVILTIILMVKNVRGAIIIGIIVTTLLGIPMGVVQISSEVLAANSLGTAISELGITFGAAFGKDGMLSLLSDPARFPLVLMTIFAFSLSDTFDTIGTFIGTGRRTGIFSAEDEKALEQGSGFSSKMDKALFADSIGTIFGAIFGTSNTTTFVESAAGIGAGGRTGLTAVVVAILFVISAFFAPLIGIVPAAATAPSLIIVGVLMMASFKDINWTDLEEAIPAFFASVFMGLTYNISTGIAAGFIFYVIVKVVLGKSKEIHPILWGSTILFLINYLIMAFL; translated from the coding sequence ATGGAGAAGTTTTTTAAATTAAAAGATCACGGTACTACTGTTTCCACCGAGATCGTTGCTGGTTTCACAACTTTTTTTGCTATGTCATACATCATTTTCGTGAATCCAAGCATTCTTGCTTTATCCGGAATGCCATCACAAGCGGTATTTCTGGCTACTATTATTGCAGCAGCAATAAGTACACTCGTAATGGGGCTTTTTGCAAACGTGCCTTACGCGCTAGCTCCCGGTATGGGATTGAATGCATTTTTTACCTATACAGTTGTTTTTGCTTTAGGTTTTACTTGGCAAGAAGCACTCGCAATGGTTTTCCTTTGTGGAGTAATCAATGTTTTAATCACTGTTACACGAGTTAGAAAGATGATTATTAAGTCCATTCCAGAATCATTGCAACATGCAATCAGCGCAGGTATTGGTATTTTTATTTCTTATATTGGAGTTAAAAACGCTGGTTTCTTGGAATTTACTTCTGATGCAGGAACGATTCTTTCTATTAATAATACTCCTTACAATTCTGCTTTAGAAACATATGAAGGAGGTATTGACAGCATTATCACTAGTGGTGGAATCGTTCCTGCATTAGTGAATTTCACGCAAAGCCCTGCTTTATTAGCTCTTATTGGTGTAATTCTGACTATTATTTTAATGGTTAAAAATGTAAGAGGCGCAATTATTATTGGTATCATTGTTACAACGCTGCTAGGAATTCCAATGGGTGTTGTTCAAATTTCGTCGGAAGTATTAGCGGCTAATTCATTAGGGACCGCTATCTCAGAACTCGGTATAACATTTGGAGCTGCCTTTGGTAAGGATGGAATGTTATCTTTATTATCAGACCCAGCGAGATTCCCTCTTGTATTAATGACAATCTTTGCTTTCAGTTTATCGGATACATTCGACACAATCGGTACGTTTATTGGTACAGGCCGTAGAACGGGTATTTTCTCTGCAGAAGATGAAAAAGCTCTTGAGCAAGGGTCTGGTTTCTCTTCAAAAATGGACAAAGCTTTGTTTGCAGATTCTATCGGAACCATTTTTGGCGCAATCTTTGGTACGTCTAATACAACGACCTTTGTGGAGAGTGCAGCGGGCATTGGCGCTGGCGGAAGAACAGGATTAACTGCTGTTGTAGTAGCAATTTTATTTGTTATTAGTGCATTTTTTGCACCGCTCATCGGTATTGTTCCTGCAGCTGCAACTGCTCCCTCTTTAATTATTGTCGGTGTTTTAATGATGGCTTCCTTTAAGGATATCAACTGGACTGACTTAGAAGAAGCAATTCCTGCGTTCTTCGCTTCTGTATTTATGGGTCTTACTTATAATATTTCTACTGGTATTGCAGCAGGATTTATTTTCTATGTAATTGTAAAAGTTGTTTTAGGAAAATCAAAAGAAATCCATCCAATTCTTTGGGGTTCTACTATTTTATTCTTAATTAATTATCTAATTATGGCTTTCCTATAA
- a CDS encoding cation-translocating P-type ATPase encodes MVSKNQIQEAFYNQDPQAVLSKLDVTKDGLSDAEAKKRIDEYGHNALDEGESRGLVAKFFDQFKDFMIIVLLAAALISGVLGEISDAIIILLVVVLNAALGVFQEAKAEEAINALRQMASPMARVKRNGHVVSIKSEDIVPGDIVLLEAGDVVPADIRLIEANSLKVEEAALTGESVPVEKEMVIVEDDASLGDRVNMAFSSTNVTYGRGTGVVVGTGMNTEVGHIANMLANAEESKTPLQENQDQLGKSLTVLILAIAAIMFVVGMLNGRPWLEMLLTSISVAVAAIPEGLPAITTIILALGTQKMAKRNALVRKLPAVETLGGTEVICSDKTGTLTMNQMTVEKVYYNGQVHEVTEDIDLSLPVMKIMNFANDTEISGDGRLIGDPTETAMVQFGIDKGMNLKEELAKEPRIAEVPFESDRKLMSTIHKLADGRFLIATKGAPDELLKRCTTLDINGEAKQMTNADRDEILSTNTSLAVQALRVLAMAYKFVDEVPAEMTSEAVEKDLVYAGMIGMIDPERPEAADAIRVAKGAGIRTIMITGDHRDTAQAIASRLGIIEEGQNDAVLTGAELNTQSDEEFARNVEKYSVYARVSPEHKVRIVKAWQNHGKVVSMTGDGVNDAPSLKTADIGVGMGITGTEVSKGASDMVLADDNFQTIVVAVEEGRKVFSNIQKAVQFLLSANLGEVLTLFIATFLGWTILEPVHILWINLVTDTFPAIALGLENAEKDIMEHKPRGRSSNFFSNGVGGAIIYQGIIEGGITLLVYWWAISNPAAGHVGELAHMDAETMAFITLGMIQLFHAYNSKSVYKSIFQVGIFSNMTLVYATLLSAVLLLGVILIPGLNTFFGVSVLTGTQWAVSIGAAFMIVPIVELVKALQRATGKK; translated from the coding sequence ATTGTGTCAAAAAATCAGATACAAGAAGCTTTTTATAATCAGGACCCACAAGCGGTTTTATCGAAACTCGATGTAACAAAAGATGGGTTATCTGATGCAGAAGCAAAGAAAAGAATTGACGAATACGGTCATAATGCATTAGATGAAGGAGAAAGTAGAGGTCTAGTTGCAAAATTCTTCGATCAATTCAAAGACTTTATGATTATTGTTTTGTTAGCAGCGGCTCTAATTTCTGGTGTGCTTGGTGAAATTTCAGATGCCATCATTATCTTATTAGTAGTAGTCTTAAATGCGGCACTAGGAGTTTTCCAAGAAGCAAAAGCTGAAGAAGCAATCAATGCATTAAGACAAATGGCATCTCCAATGGCGCGTGTAAAGCGTAATGGTCATGTTGTTTCCATTAAGAGTGAAGACATTGTTCCTGGAGATATTGTTTTGTTAGAGGCCGGAGATGTTGTTCCTGCTGATATACGTTTAATCGAAGCGAACTCTCTTAAGGTTGAAGAAGCAGCCTTGACTGGTGAATCTGTACCTGTTGAGAAAGAAATGGTTATCGTTGAAGACGATGCTTCATTGGGCGACCGTGTAAACATGGCCTTCTCAAGTACAAACGTTACTTATGGACGTGGTACGGGTGTTGTTGTCGGTACCGGTATGAATACGGAAGTTGGACATATTGCTAACATGTTGGCAAACGCTGAAGAAAGCAAAACACCTCTTCAAGAAAACCAAGATCAATTAGGTAAATCATTGACAGTATTGATTTTAGCTATTGCTGCAATCATGTTTGTTGTGGGTATGCTTAATGGACGTCCATGGTTAGAAATGTTACTCACTTCTATTTCCGTTGCGGTTGCTGCGATTCCGGAAGGTCTTCCTGCAATTACAACAATTATCCTAGCTTTAGGAACACAAAAAATGGCAAAACGTAATGCGCTTGTTCGTAAATTACCTGCTGTTGAAACATTAGGTGGAACGGAAGTTATCTGTTCTGATAAAACTGGTACATTAACGATGAACCAAATGACTGTTGAAAAAGTATATTACAATGGTCAAGTACATGAAGTAACAGAAGATATCGATCTTTCTCTTCCAGTTATGAAAATCATGAACTTTGCTAACGATACTGAAATCAGTGGAGATGGCCGCTTAATCGGTGACCCTACTGAAACTGCAATGGTTCAATTTGGTATTGATAAAGGTATGAACCTTAAAGAAGAATTAGCAAAAGAACCACGTATTGCTGAAGTTCCATTTGAATCAGATCGTAAATTAATGTCTACCATTCATAAATTAGCTGATGGACGTTTCTTAATTGCAACAAAAGGTGCTCCTGATGAGTTACTAAAACGTTGTACTACGCTTGACATAAATGGCGAAGCGAAACAAATGACAAATGCTGATCGTGATGAAATTCTTTCAACAAATACTTCCTTGGCTGTGCAAGCTTTACGTGTATTGGCAATGGCTTATAAATTTGTAGATGAAGTTCCTGCGGAAATGACTTCTGAAGCAGTTGAGAAAGATTTAGTTTATGCTGGTATGATTGGTATGATAGACCCTGAGCGTCCAGAGGCTGCTGATGCAATTCGTGTTGCAAAAGGTGCTGGAATTCGCACAATCATGATTACGGGTGACCATAGAGATACTGCTCAAGCTATTGCAAGCCGTTTGGGTATTATTGAAGAAGGTCAAAACGACGCAGTACTTACTGGTGCTGAATTGAATACACAGTCAGATGAAGAATTTGCCCGCAACGTGGAAAAATATTCAGTATATGCTCGTGTATCTCCTGAACATAAAGTTCGTATCGTTAAAGCATGGCAAAATCACGGTAAAGTTGTTTCGATGACTGGTGACGGTGTAAACGATGCTCCTTCATTAAAAACTGCGGATATTGGCGTTGGTATGGGGATCACTGGTACGGAAGTATCTAAAGGTGCTTCTGACATGGTTCTTGCTGATGACAACTTCCAAACGATTGTTGTTGCTGTTGAAGAAGGACGTAAAGTATTCTCAAACATTCAAAAAGCTGTTCAGTTCTTACTATCTGCTAACTTAGGGGAAGTTCTGACATTGTTTATCGCTACATTCTTAGGCTGGACAATTCTAGAACCTGTTCATATTCTATGGATCAACTTAGTTACTGATACGTTTCCTGCTATTGCCCTTGGTCTTGAAAATGCTGAAAAAGATATCATGGAGCACAAGCCTCGTGGACGAAGCTCAAACTTCTTCTCAAATGGTGTTGGTGGAGCGATTATTTACCAAGGTATCATTGAAGGTGGAATTACCCTTCTAGTATACTGGTGGGCAATTTCAAACCCAGCAGCTGGTCATGTTGGTGAACTAGCACATATGGATGCTGAAACAATGGCATTCATCACATTGGGTATGATTCAATTGTTCCATGCTTACAACTCGAAATCTGTTTACAAATCCATTTTCCAAGTTGGTATCTTCAGTAACATGACACTTGTTTATGCAACGTTGCTATCTGCTGTATTATTACTAGGTGTTATCTTAATCCCTGGATTAAATACATTCTTTGGAGTTTCTGTATTAACAGGAACACAGTGGGCAGTTTCAATTGGTGCTGCATTTATGATTGTCCCTATCGTAGAGCTTGTTAAAGCACTTCAACGAGCTACAGGTAAAAAATAA
- a CDS encoding DNA-3-methyladenine glycosylase I: MQRCEWMIGKPDFYVSYHDKIWGQPCHQEQELFEWLILEMFSTGLSWQIVLSKKGNFEEAFDHFNPRIVSQYDEEKIEALLNNASIIRHRRKIEAAIQNAKAFLSVQEEFGSFDSYIWSFTDGQTIHRDGETRKTRSKLSDELTKDLKRRNFRWVGSVTIYSYLQAIGIINDHDSRCFCHQSIMKKS, from the coding sequence ATGCAACGATGTGAATGGATGATAGGAAAGCCTGATTTTTATGTTTCCTATCACGACAAAATATGGGGACAACCTTGCCATCAAGAGCAGGAGCTTTTTGAATGGCTCATTCTAGAAATGTTTAGTACGGGACTTTCTTGGCAAATTGTTCTTTCCAAAAAAGGAAATTTTGAAGAAGCATTTGATCACTTTAATCCACGAATTGTGAGTCAGTATGATGAAGAGAAGATAGAAGCATTGTTAAACAATGCTTCTATCATTCGTCATCGTCGAAAGATTGAAGCGGCTATTCAAAACGCAAAAGCCTTTCTTTCTGTTCAAGAAGAGTTCGGTTCTTTTGATTCTTATATCTGGTCTTTTACGGATGGACAAACGATTCATCGGGATGGAGAAACACGAAAGACAAGGTCGAAGCTATCCGATGAGTTAACAAAGGATTTAAAGAGACGAAATTTCCGTTGGGTGGGGAGTGTGACCATTTATTCCTATCTACAAGCAATTGGAATCATTAATGATCACGATTCTAGATGCTTTTGTCATCAAAGTATAATGAAAAAGAGCTAA
- the gorA gene encoding glutathione-disulfide reductase: MREFDFIAIGGGSGGIATMNRAAEYGAKTAVIEGNLLGGTCVNIGCVPKKIMWYAAEVSDTLHKYGPDYGFTSEKVTFDYQTLLKNRDAYIERSRNSYQLGFERRNVEVIEGYARFLDANTVEVNGEEIRAKHIVIATGAKPSIPGIPGCEYGETSDDFFEWEELPKKVGLVGAGYIAVELAGVLHSLGVDTHLFVRRDRPLRTYDSLIIETLVQEMEKDGPQLHIRSVPKEVRKNEDGTLTLVLEDGREDTFDKIIWAVGRVPNTDGLNLDLAGVQLDKDGFIEVDEYQNTSQESIYAVGDVTGNKMLTPVAIAAGRRLSERLFNNKPKEKLNYDNIPTVIFSHPPIGTVGLSEEEAVAKYGSENIKVYTSTFASMYTAVTLHRQSVRMKMVCLGEDEKVVGLHGIGFGVDEMIQGFAVAVKMGATKADFDNTVAIHPTGAEEFVTMR; the protein is encoded by the coding sequence GTGAGAGAATTTGATTTTATAGCAATTGGCGGAGGAAGTGGCGGAATCGCTACAATGAATCGAGCTGCCGAATATGGTGCGAAAACAGCTGTGATAGAGGGCAATCTACTAGGAGGGACATGTGTGAATATCGGTTGTGTACCCAAAAAAATCATGTGGTATGCTGCTGAAGTTTCAGATACACTTCATAAATATGGACCAGACTACGGCTTTACGAGTGAGAAAGTCACATTTGATTATCAAACTTTACTAAAAAATCGAGATGCTTATATTGAGCGTTCACGTAATTCTTATCAATTAGGCTTTGAAAGGCGAAATGTGGAAGTAATTGAAGGTTATGCACGCTTCCTAGATGCGAACACGGTTGAAGTGAATGGTGAGGAAATACGAGCAAAACATATCGTAATCGCTACTGGAGCAAAGCCATCAATTCCTGGAATACCAGGGTGCGAATACGGAGAAACGTCTGATGACTTTTTTGAGTGGGAAGAACTGCCAAAGAAAGTAGGGTTGGTAGGCGCTGGTTATATTGCTGTCGAATTAGCAGGAGTCTTGCATAGTTTAGGAGTCGATACACATTTATTTGTTCGTCGAGATCGTCCACTTCGGACTTATGATTCATTAATTATCGAAACGCTTGTCCAAGAAATGGAGAAAGATGGTCCTCAATTACATATTCGTTCTGTCCCGAAAGAAGTTCGCAAAAATGAAGATGGTACACTTACTTTAGTATTGGAAGATGGTAGGGAAGATACTTTTGATAAAATTATTTGGGCAGTCGGCAGAGTTCCTAACACAGATGGATTAAATCTTGATTTAGCTGGTGTACAATTAGATAAAGACGGTTTTATTGAAGTCGACGAATATCAAAATACGAGCCAGGAATCCATTTATGCGGTAGGAGATGTAACAGGAAATAAAATGCTGACTCCTGTTGCAATTGCTGCAGGAAGAAGGCTGTCTGAACGCCTTTTCAATAATAAACCAAAAGAAAAGCTTAATTATGATAATATTCCAACCGTTATTTTTAGTCATCCACCGATCGGAACAGTTGGCTTAAGTGAAGAAGAAGCTGTGGCAAAATATGGAAGTGAAAACATAAAAGTGTATACATCTACCTTTGCCTCCATGTATACGGCTGTTACTTTACATCGACAAAGTGTTCGCATGAAGATGGTTTGTCTCGGTGAAGACGAAAAGGTAGTTGGGCTGCATGGAATTGGTTTTGGGGTCGATGAAATGATTCAAGGTTTCGCAGTGGCAGTTAAAATGGGGGCAACGAAAGCGGACTTTGACAATACCGTTGCGATTCATCCAACAGGCGCTGAAGAGTTTGTAACGATGCGCTAA
- a CDS encoding dihydrolipoamide dehydrogenase yields MREMSVVANKEREKYPEKWIGMPASRFLKYRSWINKGKPGICGTYCSAVLIHDAIYQETRKSLNRDVLLKGLKVVVDNLMPYRGTYFWDVAFGIRRILADMPEWKVRMGLIPEKIVPEVLSKKGAGPIVVGTNILLNSQYKNHWLVVYAYGYNEEGKLYFRAYDNHGRYKAIIPASQTISCVWLEKNS; encoded by the coding sequence ATGCGAGAAATGAGTGTAGTTGCCAACAAAGAAAGAGAAAAATATCCTGAAAAGTGGATTGGGATGCCAGCCTCCCGTTTCTTAAAGTATCGATCGTGGATTAATAAAGGAAAACCCGGCATTTGTGGTACCTATTGTAGTGCAGTATTGATTCATGATGCGATTTATCAAGAAACAAGGAAATCTCTTAATCGAGATGTTTTATTAAAAGGTTTAAAAGTAGTAGTGGATAACTTGATGCCCTATCGTGGTACTTATTTTTGGGATGTTGCTTTTGGGATTCGCAGAATATTAGCCGATATGCCAGAATGGAAAGTAAGAATGGGGTTAATTCCTGAAAAAATCGTTCCGGAAGTTTTAAGTAAAAAGGGTGCAGGTCCTATTGTGGTAGGGACGAACATATTATTAAATAGCCAGTATAAAAATCACTGGTTAGTTGTCTACGCGTATGGATATAATGAAGAAGGAAAGTTATACTTTCGGGCATATGATAACCATGGCAGGTATAAAGCTATTATCCCTGCTTCGCAGACGATATCTTGCGTTTGGTTAGAAAAAAATAGCTGA
- a CDS encoding chromate transporter: MIYWELFYAFFKIGLFTIGGGYASLPLIEDEVVNNYSWLTLQEYLDIVTISQITPGPIAINSATFVGTKTAGFLGSIVATMGTIAPSVIIALILAKIYYKYRSVDSMQGVLTGLRPAVVALITSAGASLLVTALFQTGGIQIKGFSINLMAILMMIIAFIGLRKYKIGSILIIFLCGIFSVLLSFVGLM, encoded by the coding sequence TTGATTTACTGGGAACTTTTTTACGCCTTCTTCAAAATTGGTTTATTTACTATTGGCGGCGGATACGCTTCTTTACCTCTAATTGAAGACGAAGTCGTTAATAATTATAGCTGGCTTACACTTCAAGAATATTTAGATATTGTGACGATTTCACAAATTACACCAGGTCCTATAGCAATCAATTCGGCAACTTTTGTAGGTACAAAAACTGCCGGCTTTTTAGGATCCATTGTAGCAACAATGGGAACCATTGCCCCTTCCGTTATTATTGCGCTGATTCTTGCAAAAATTTATTATAAATATAGAAGTGTTGATTCGATGCAAGGAGTATTGACTGGGCTTCGTCCAGCTGTGGTGGCTTTAATTACTTCTGCAGGAGCTTCCTTGTTAGTTACTGCCTTATTTCAAACAGGCGGTATTCAAATAAAAGGTTTTTCAATTAATTTAATGGCCATCTTAATGATGATCATCGCTTTTATCGGCTTGAGAAAATATAAAATTGGTTCTATTTTAATTATTTTTCTTTGTGGAATATTTAGCGTTTTATTATCATTCGTTGGATTAATGTAA
- a CDS encoding chromate transporter, translating to MKEKEKPLNLYWILIKTTFVLSIFTIGGGYVIVPLMQKKFVEELGWIDTDEMLDLVALGQSIPGSLAVNVSILVGYRIAGISGAMITVLGTVSPPLLIITVISYFYMSFRDNPIVDALMLGMQIGVVAVILNVVYSMIKDIWKTRDLINMFILIGAFVAGFAFDINIILIILIAGIMGFLNYMWKIKKGGA from the coding sequence GTGAAAGAAAAAGAAAAACCATTAAACTTGTACTGGATACTAATTAAAACAACCTTTGTGCTGAGTATTTTTACTATTGGGGGAGGATATGTCATTGTCCCTTTAATGCAAAAAAAGTTTGTAGAAGAGCTTGGATGGATTGATACAGATGAAATGCTTGATTTGGTAGCATTGGGGCAGTCCATACCCGGCAGCTTAGCCGTAAATGTTTCTATTTTAGTGGGTTATCGAATAGCAGGAATATCTGGAGCCATGATTACTGTATTGGGAACTGTTAGCCCGCCGTTGCTTATTATTACGGTTATTTCTTATTTCTATATGTCTTTTAGAGATAATCCGATTGTGGATGCTCTAATGTTAGGGATGCAGATCGGTGTAGTAGCAGTAATACTAAATGTTGTATACAGCATGATAAAAGATATTTGGAAAACGAGAGATCTTATCAATATGTTTATTCTAATAGGGGCTTTTGTTGCTGGATTTGCATTTGATATAAACATCATTCTCATTATCTTGATTGCTGGTATAATGGGTTTTTTAAATTACATGTGGAAAATCAAGAAAGGAGGAGCTTAG
- a CDS encoding iron-sulfur cluster biosynthesis family protein, which produces MKFTFTNQAMEELKKRQANHSLSLFYYTDAADCGCPSSGIFALRVNDEDEKEYDSILETNLGNVKAQKWALVYLDENNVLDYKESQGTFILKSERGYLNMNVPLENKSKVH; this is translated from the coding sequence ATGAAATTTACTTTTACCAATCAAGCCATGGAAGAATTAAAGAAACGTCAGGCTAATCATTCTCTCAGCCTATTTTATTATACTGATGCAGCTGATTGTGGATGTCCAAGTTCGGGTATTTTTGCTTTACGGGTAAATGATGAAGATGAGAAGGAATATGACTCTATTTTGGAAACCAATCTTGGCAATGTCAAAGCACAGAAATGGGCCCTTGTTTATTTAGATGAAAACAATGTTCTTGATTATAAAGAATCCCAAGGTACTTTTATACTTAAAAGTGAAAGAGGCTATTTAAATATGAATGTGCCGCTAGAAAACAAAAGCAAAGTTCATTAA
- a CDS encoding DUF4832 domain-containing protein → MSHDTSDLFQEGTKKVLEAIGYRIGIKEMEMDISRFSDKIKIKLLWENTGLAPMYWDWPAYLYLENSSGELIDKIMIDIKLSKLLPGIEKKTKNEIHLEYPSEENYSIYIGIEDPERNEPAVYFAMDTERKGTLSLLHVFTED, encoded by the coding sequence GTGTCCCATGATACAAGCGATTTGTTCCAAGAAGGGACTAAGAAGGTGTTGGAGGCAATCGGATATCGAATTGGAATCAAAGAGATGGAAATGGATATCTCTCGCTTTTCTGACAAGATAAAAATAAAACTGCTATGGGAAAATACTGGGTTAGCTCCGATGTATTGGGATTGGCCGGCGTATCTTTATTTAGAAAATAGTTCTGGAGAATTGATTGATAAAATTATGATTGATATAAAACTTTCAAAGTTGCTTCCTGGAATAGAAAAAAAGACAAAAAATGAGATTCATTTGGAATATCCATCGGAGGAAAATTACTCTATATATATTGGGATTGAAGACCCAGAAAGAAACGAACCGGCAGTTTATTTCGCAATGGATACAGAGAGAAAGGGCACCTTAAGTTTGTTGCATGTGTTTACTGAAGATTAA
- the gloA2 gene encoding SMU1112c/YaeR family gloxylase I-like metalloprotein — MKLTNIHHVAIIASDYEKSKKFYTEILGLPIINETYREERDSYMLDLQIGDSQIELFSFPKPPERLTNPEAAGLRHLCFFVEDIDTAVQELESKGIICEPIRVDELTNKRFTFFRDPDNLPLELHE; from the coding sequence ATGAAACTTACGAATATTCACCATGTAGCGATCATTGCATCTGATTATGAGAAATCTAAGAAGTTTTATACAGAAATTTTAGGATTGCCAATCATCAATGAAACATATCGAGAAGAAAGAGACTCCTATATGTTAGACTTACAAATCGGAGATAGTCAAATTGAGCTGTTTTCTTTTCCAAAACCTCCCGAACGGCTTACTAATCCGGAAGCGGCAGGTCTTAGACATCTTTGTTTTTTTGTCGAAGATATTGATACGGCTGTTCAAGAATTGGAGAGCAAAGGAATAATATGTGAGCCAATTCGAGTGGATGAGTTGACCAATAAACGTTTTACCTTTTTCAGAGATCCAGATAATTTACCTCTTGAACTACATGAATAA
- a CDS encoding ATP-binding cassette domain-containing protein, translating into MIEIQDVYKKYGRKQVLEGVSFTVKPNEITCITGINGTGKTTLMNSIMRLSPIDKGNILIDDKIIDNHSYEKIAYIADGLTMPRKMTIQEAMDFMSVYYSNWNQEKADGLIDFFHLNPNEKMKDLSKGNQAKANFILGLGQDAEYYLMDEPFSGIDVFAREQILEVFTSQFVTGKGVLIATHHIDEIEILVDRIVMLQLGKIQRDFYAEDARENEGKSIIDIMREVYQA; encoded by the coding sequence ATGATAGAGATTCAGGATGTATATAAAAAATATGGACGAAAACAAGTGCTGGAAGGTGTATCGTTTACTGTAAAGCCAAATGAGATTACCTGTATTACCGGCATCAATGGAACTGGAAAAACAACACTCATGAATAGCATCATGCGTTTATCCCCAATCGATAAAGGAAATATTTTGATTGATGATAAAATTATTGATAATCATTCTTATGAAAAAATTGCTTATATTGCTGACGGCTTAACAATGCCGAGAAAAATGACGATTCAGGAAGCAATGGATTTTATGAGTGTTTATTATTCAAATTGGAATCAGGAAAAAGCGGATGGTTTGATTGACTTCTTCCATTTGAATCCAAACGAAAAAATGAAAGATTTGTCAAAAGGAAACCAAGCGAAAGCGAATTTTATTTTAGGACTTGGTCAGGATGCTGAATATTACTTAATGGACGAGCCGTTTTCTGGAATCGACGTATTTGCACGGGAACAGATACTAGAAGTTTTTACAAGTCAATTTGTAACAGGAAAAGGTGTGTTAATTGCTACACATCATATTGATGAAATCGAGATTCTTGTAGACCGGATTGTTATGTTACAACTAGGGAAAATTCAAAGAGACTTTTATGCAGAAGATGCGCGTGAGAATGAAGGAAAATCCATCATTGATATCATGAGAGAGGTGTACCAAGCATGA